Within Bdellovibrio bacteriovorus HD100, the genomic segment AGGGCCTTGCAGGGCCTGGGAAGACAAGAGCACTTTTTCATTTTGCATCAGCTCCAGCTGTTGCTGTTGCTGCGAGAGCAGGTTGCCCAGCTCCTCCAGGCGGGTCTGGCGCGCGGTCAGATCGTTGGTGTTTTCCTGCCAGTTGATAAGTTCACTCTGGGTCTGTCGTATCAGGTTTTCCTGAATGCGGATGTTTTCATCAATTTGCGCGCGGGCCACCTGTGCCTGACTGCTTTGCAGGCGCAAGGCCTCATCCGCGCGGCGATTAATGTCTTCAGCCAGCCTGTCATAAGAATTTAATTCGCTCATGAAACTTTGCAGCTCCATGCTGCTGTTTTGCAACTCCAGCGAAAAGGTGTCGGCGGAGGGAGCCTGGCTTTCCTCTTGTTGTCGCGCCCGCAGGCTTTCCAGGGCCTGGCGGGACTGCTCCAGGGTGGTGTTGGCTTCCAATAGCTTTTGTTGCAGGGTCAGCGCTTCCTGGCGCAGACGGGCTTTGGTGGCGGCGACGGCACGGTTTTCTTGCGGAGGTGCCATCACGACAGGGATCGAGGCGGGGCGACGGACGCGGGTCCGCTCGGCTTGTTCAACCAAAGCGTCTTGTGTGGTTTTGATTCCGTGATAGGAAAAGTAGAGCCAGATGGATGCGCCGATAATCACGGCCAGACCCAGCAGGAAAAAGTTCTTTCGTGTCATGAGGCCCCTTGAACAGGCTAAGTTTCAAGGCGGGAAGGCTCAATCAATTGCCGCGGAATTTGCGGCGGAACAAGTCGGAACTTTGCGCGGGCACAGGGCCCGCGGTCTTTAGGCCTGCTCCAGCTGTGGCAGGGACTTTTCGGTCTTGGCCCCCAGACGTTTCAAGTCTTCGACCTGATCGATCAGGTTGCCA encodes:
- a CDS encoding coiled-coil domain-containing protein — protein: MTRKNFFLLGLAVIIGASIWLYFSYHGIKTTQDALVEQAERTRVRRPASIPVVMAPPQENRAVAATKARLRQEALTLQQKLLEANTTLEQSRQALESLRARQQEESQAPSADTFSLELQNSSMELQSFMSELNSYDRLAEDINRRADEALRLQSSQAQVARAQIDENIRIQENLIRQTQSELINWQENTNDLTARQTRLEELGNLLSQQQQQLELMQNEKVLLSSQALQGPQEVQQAREQALSDLNDNRNDLQEEIAIMRSQIQSLQENIYESTTNEFSLRRQVQQAQRTLDRQQQEVRRLESSLIEKNAELTALE